The genomic window TCAAGATTGGATAGTTAATGACTGAATAACCTTAAAGCTTTCCTTAGTTCTGAGCATATGGCAAGTCATCCTGATTTAATCGGAGTGTGATACTCTGCCAAAAGCCAGTATTGCCAATAATCACTAGCAACCCGATAGAGCCTATGAGTCTCGATGCGTTGACCCAGGATAAATCCTCTGCTACGTTGTCCCAGAGCGTTCAAATTGAAGACGATCGCACGGGCACTAGCGTTGAAACCCTGAAGCGTGCTTTTGCCGACCACTTGTTTTACATCCAAGGTAAGTATGAGTCTGTCGCTACATTGACAGACTACTACATGGCATTGGCCTACACAGTGCGCGATCGTCTACTGCGTCGTTGGCTTAAGACGATGCAAACCTATTTGGAGCGGAAAGACACCAAGGTAGTTTGCTATCTATCCGCTGAGTTCTTGATGGGTCGCCATCTTGCCAACAACTTGATTAACTTGGGCCTCTATGACAAAGTAAAGCAAGCTGTGCATGAGTCAGGGCTGAGTTTAGATGAGCTGATTGAGCAGGAGCCAGAACCAGGATTGGGCAATGGTGGTTTGGGACGTTTGGCTGCTTGCTTTTTAGATTCGCTGGCCACCTTAGAAATTCCAGCGATCGGCTATGGCATTCGCTACGAATTTGGCATCTTTGAGCAATCAATTCAGGATGGTTGGCAGGCCGAAACTCCAGATAAATGGCTGCGCTTGGGTAACCCTTGGGAGTTAGCTCGCCCAGAAGATCGAGTAGAAGTGAAGTTAGGAGGGCACACCGAAATCTATAACGATGACAAGGGCCGCCCTAGGGTACGATGGATTCCTGAACGAACTGTAACTGGTGTTCCCTATGATACGCCTGTGCCAGGCTATGAGACCGTTACTGTGAACCCTCTACGCCTGTGGAAGGCAGAGTCTAGCGAAGAGTTTAACTTCCAAGCATTTGACACTGGCGACTATGATGGAGCTGTTGCCAGTAAGATTTCTTCAGAAACGATTTCTAAGGTTTTATATCCCAATGACAACACCCCCCAAGGGCGGCAGTTGCGTTTAGAGCAGCAGATTTTCTTCGTTTCCTGCTCACTGCAAGATATTGTGCGTCGTCACTTGCGGTTGCATCGTACCTTGGATAACCTGCACGAGCACTTTGCCATCCAGCTAAACGATACTCACCCAGCGGTAGCGATCGCCGAACTAATGCGGCTACTGTTGGATGAGCACAATATGGATTGGGACAAAGCCTGGTATATCACACAAAAAACCTTTGCCTACACCAACCATACCTTGTTGCCGGAAGCTCTTGAGCGTTGGCCCATCAGCTTATTTGGTAGCCTCTTGCCCCGCCATCTAGAAATCATCTACGAAATCAATCACCGCTTCTTGGATGACATTCGTGCTTGGTATCCCAACGATGAAGAGCGGGTATCCCGACTGTCAATCATCGAAGAGTATCCAGAAAAGAGTGTGCGCATGGCGAACTTGGCCACCATCGGCAGTCATGCTATCAATGGGGTTGCTGCACTCCATAGTGAATTGCTCAAGCAGAGCGTGTTAAAAGACTTTGCTGATCTCTGGCCAGAGCGTTTTAATAACAAGACCAACGGTGTCACACCGCGTCGATGGATCGTGTTAAGCAATCCTCGGTTGACACGACTCATTACTGAAAAGATTGGTAGCCGCTGGATTAAGCACTTGGATGAACTCCGGAAGTTGGAACCCTACGCAGATGACCCTGAGTTTCGCCGGACTTGGCGCGAGATTAAGCAGGCTAACAAGCGTGACTTAGCAGACTACATTTGCCAAGTGCGTGGCATAGAAGTGAACCCTGACTCTCTGTTTGATGTTCAGGTGAAGCGAATGCACGAGTATAAGCGGCAATTGCTCAATGTTTTGTATGTGATTACGGTATATAACCGGATCAAAGAGAATCCGAATCTTGATGTTGTGCCGCGGACTGTAATTTTTGCAGGTAAAGCAGCTCCGGGCTATTACATGGCAAAGCTAATCATTAAGTTGATTAACTCTGTGGGTGACGTTGTGAACCGAGATCCTGACGTGCGCGGACGCTTGAAGGTAGTGTTTTTGCCAAACTTTAGCGTGTCGTTAGGGCAACGGATCTATCCAGCAGCGGAATTGTCAGAACAGATTTCTACTGCGGGTAAGGAAGCGTCGGGTACGGGCAATATGAAATTTGCCATGAATGGGGCGTTGACAATTGGCACCCTAGACGGGGCCAATATTGAGATTCGTGAGGAGGTTGGGGCAGAAAACTTCTTCCTATTTGGCTTAACGGCTCAGGAAGTCATGGCTGCTAAGCAGCATGGGTATTATCCTCGTGGCTACTACGAGACCAATGCATCATTGCGGGCAGTTATTGACCGCATCAGTGGTGGGTATTTCTCGGCGGGTAACACCCGGCTGTTCGCTCCGTTGGTAGATTCCTTGATGCACACAGACACTTACATGCTGTTTGCAGACTACCAGTCCTATGTTGACTGTCAAGATCAAGTCAGCCAAGCCTATCGAGATCAAGATAATTGGACCCGAATGTCGATCTTGAATACGGCTCGATCGGGCAAATTTTCGTCCGATCGCACTATTCAGGAATATTGCACAGAAATTTGGCATGCAAAACCTGTGACCATCAACCTTGAAGATTACACCCACGCGTCCGCAGGCCTACGTGTTACAGCAAAGCCATTAGGTTCTCAAATGTCCTAATATAGATGGATTTGGGTCTGAAATAGATTCAGGTTGAAAAGCTAGTTACTGCCGGGAAGCCTGCCTGGGTTTCTCGGTGGCTTTGTGGCTATCGAAAAGAGAGTGTGCCAATTCAGTAGAGAGCCAATTTAACAGAAAAACCTTAGGTGGAGTAAGCGCCGATCAAACAGGTTGCACTGTAAGGGTTCTACAGTCTAAGATCACGAAGCTGGAATCCAAAATGGTATCTGAACAACATGGACTTATGCACTGTTGAAACCTATCTGCAGCCCACGAATCTGCATGATGTGCAAGATTGGCAGGCTGATTGGGCGTGGCTGGCTGGTGGAACGTGGCTGTTTACCCAACCACAGCCTCAGGTGAAAACCTTAGTGGACATGCAGCACTTAGGCTGGTCAGAGATTGAGTGCGCCTCTGATGGTTTGACGATCGGTGCAACCTGTGTCCTTAGTCACTTACTCCAAGCGACCTACCCTCCAGAATGGACAGCGGTTACAGCCTTGCATAGTGCTGTGCATGAATTGGCTTCTTTTAAGGTGCAGAATGTCGCTACAATCGGTGGCAATGTCTGTTTAGCCTTGCCAGCAGGCACCTTTGCTCCAGCCCTAGTGGCCTTGGGAGCTACGTACCGTCTGCTTGCACCCAATGGCTCTACCCGTAACGTGCCTGCCCTGGCGTTTCAAACGGGCGATCGACAAACGGTGCTGCAATCGGGGGAAGCCCTGCGTCAAATCTGGATTCCAGCAGAGTATCTTACCTGGCGTGTTGGATATCGGCGGATTTGCGTGGCAACGGCTGGCCTAGCAGTGACCATCGTTGTCGTTGCCTACAATCCCCGCACTGGTGCTACTCGCATTGCCATCGGAGCAGCGACTCCTGCTCCCCAATTACTCTCATTTACTGAGATGCCCTCACCCATGGCCATGGCAGCCGCTCTGGATGCCCAGTGCCCCCTTACGGCATACCTAGACAACGAACAAGCCAGTGCTGTCTATCGTCGTCATGTTACCCTGGTCATGATGCAACGAGCCTGTAACGATGCACTTTCTGCCAATCTGTAAGAAATTGCTGCACGGCTGGGACGATCGCCTGTTACCATAGAATGTCTGACGATCTAACAACACAATTTCGTTTTATCTCTGGAGAGATGGCCGAGTGGTTGAAGGCGCAGCACTGGAAATGCTGTTTAGGGGTAACTCTAACGAGGGTTCGAATCCCTCTCTCTCCGTTTCTGGTCATGGATGCTTGATGGATAGTTGTAAAAACCAAGCATTGGCAATGAAACCAATGGCAGCATGGTGGATGCGAATTTTGTTAATGGTGATAGCCTTTGCCTTCCTGGGCCAACTCTCTGTTGCCGCTAGTGAACGCATCCTAGATCGGGCAACCTGTTCCTTTGGAGGCAAGCCCCTCTATGGCAAGGTGCAGGTGGTGGAGAGCTTTCCTGATGTCAGAGTACAAGCAGTGGAATCATTTCCAGACTTGAAAGTGAAGCTTGTCTCCTCATTTCCGGACAGTTGCGGTGAATGGCAGATAGTGGAGTCGTTTCCCCATGTAAAAGTGCAGTTTGTTCAGAACTTCCCTGACATTAAAATTCAATATGTGAAAGCATTTCCTGGGTTAGTGAACTAACTGTCTAAAGTCACCACGTTACGTCAATCCACTCTGTAGCCACGTTGCTAGCTGGATGACGATCGCCAAACAATTAGCCTAGACTAGAGGCAACTCTGCCCTAAATGTATCGTCACAGGTATGAATTATCGAAACCGAACTAGTCCCAATAGGGTAGGTTGGCGATCGCTATCCGCAGGACTAATAGCTGGGATAGCTGGTGTATCAAGTAGTGTAGGGTTGCCATGGGTACAGACAGTAAGCCATGCTTACAGCAAGGTTTATGGCACAAGTCGTAACCACTATGATCAGATTCACAGTCTAGAGCATAACTCGTCTCAACTTTCTCTAGGTTGGCTGGCTCAGCAAGGCATAAGGCACGAAGAACAGGAAAACCGAGAGCAACAAGCAACCCTAGAAGCACTTCGGGTGTTACGAGAAACCTTAGCTATTACGCGGGCAACGGGTGATGTGGCTGGCCAGGTCAATATGTTAAGGGGGATTGGAGATTTATCCACAGAAATCCGAGACTATCAAGCTGCAATTGCTGCCTACCAGGAATTACTAGCTTTACAACAGTCTATAGCCCAGCCTCAAGTTGTGCTCAACACCCTATCTAGGTTGGCCTTTGTGTATAACCAGTTGGGGTTGTATGCCCAAGTACTGGAGGTATGGAACCAGTCCCTAGGGCTAAGCCGCCAGTTGGGTGACCCAACTCAGGAAGCAGCAGTGTTGAATAATCTCGGACAACTTTACAGTAACGTAGGTCAGTATGAGCGGGCATTGGCCCTGTATGAAGAGTCCCTGAAGGTATTGCAGAGTCTTGGCGATCCGGCAGTAATTTTGCCCCAACAGTGGAATAACATCGCCAGGATGCATCAGGAGTTAGGAAACTACGACATGGCCCTACGTTTTTACAATCAGGCATTGACGATCGCTGTGCATCGAGGCGATCAGGCTGGAGAAGGCACCATCCTAAGCAATATTGGCGGTGTATATGCTGTCCAAATGCAAAATCAAAAAGCCCTAGAACTTTATCAAGCCGCATTAGCCATCTACCAAGAGCAGGACTTGAGAGAGGAGGAAGGGGTAGCTCTGAACAACATTGGTTCGGTATACCACGACCTAAAGCAGTATAAGCAAGCATTGAATTATTATCAACAGGCATTGCAACGGTTTCAGCAAGAGCAAGCACGGCCTTCAATCGCAACAGCCCGGCAAAACATAGGGGCAGTGTTGCTTCGGTTGGGACAATATGACCTCGCGGAAGAGAACTTGAACCAAGCACTGGCAATTATGGAGGCGCTGCGTCCTGGCCTTGACGATCGTGCTCAAGTGTCCTTAGCCGATACCCAACGGAACAGCTACCACCTATTGCAGGAGGTTTTAGTGGCACAAGGCCGTCCAGAAAAGGCTTTAGAAGTGGCAGAGCGGGGACGTGCCCGCGCATTTGTAGAGTTGCTAGCTAAGCGACTAGTCAATCAACATAGGCAGATTGGTGCGGGGTCAAGGTTGAATGGAGGTGGTCAAGGTAAAACTAGTACGTCATCGATGGTTACTCAGGCCATTACCATCGAGGAGATTAAGCAGGTAGCACGGGAACAGAATGCAACGCTGGTACAATACACCGTTCTATTTGACGAGAACGATCGCAAGCCCGATCCCAGCTTACCTAACCTGTTTGTTTGGGTTGTTACTCCCCAGGGGCAGGTGACCGTGCGCTCAGTGAATCTGCACCAAGAGCTACCAGGGGTTACATCATTAACTG from Cyanobacteriota bacterium includes these protein-coding regions:
- a CDS encoding CHAT domain-containing tetratricopeptide repeat protein, which codes for MNYRNRTSPNRVGWRSLSAGLIAGIAGVSSSVGLPWVQTVSHAYSKVYGTSRNHYDQIHSLEHNSSQLSLGWLAQQGIRHEEQENREQQATLEALRVLRETLAITRATGDVAGQVNMLRGIGDLSTEIRDYQAAIAAYQELLALQQSIAQPQVVLNTLSRLAFVYNQLGLYAQVLEVWNQSLGLSRQLGDPTQEAAVLNNLGQLYSNVGQYERALALYEESLKVLQSLGDPAVILPQQWNNIARMHQELGNYDMALRFYNQALTIAVHRGDQAGEGTILSNIGGVYAVQMQNQKALELYQAALAIYQEQDLREEEGVALNNIGSVYHDLKQYKQALNYYQQALQRFQQEQARPSIATARQNIGAVLLRLGQYDLAEENLNQALAIMEALRPGLDDRAQVSLADTQRNSYHLLQEVLVAQGRPEKALEVAERGRARAFVELLAKRLVNQHRQIGAGSRLNGGGQGKTSTSSMVTQAITIEEIKQVAREQNATLVQYTVLFDENDRKPDPSLPNLFVWVVTPQGQVTVRSVNLHQELPGVTSLTELVNAGRSEVVGGSRGVSVAGVEEPKLATSPTEPPTGLVFQENPQWLNQAREQIQSAVKETALQQLYQVLVEPIADLLPADTKGRVIMIPQSQLFLVPFPALQDAQGHYLIERYTLSTAPA
- a CDS encoding glycogen/starch/alpha-glucan phosphorylase, which encodes MSLDALTQDKSSATLSQSVQIEDDRTGTSVETLKRAFADHLFYIQGKYESVATLTDYYMALAYTVRDRLLRRWLKTMQTYLERKDTKVVCYLSAEFLMGRHLANNLINLGLYDKVKQAVHESGLSLDELIEQEPEPGLGNGGLGRLAACFLDSLATLEIPAIGYGIRYEFGIFEQSIQDGWQAETPDKWLRLGNPWELARPEDRVEVKLGGHTEIYNDDKGRPRVRWIPERTVTGVPYDTPVPGYETVTVNPLRLWKAESSEEFNFQAFDTGDYDGAVASKISSETISKVLYPNDNTPQGRQLRLEQQIFFVSCSLQDIVRRHLRLHRTLDNLHEHFAIQLNDTHPAVAIAELMRLLLDEHNMDWDKAWYITQKTFAYTNHTLLPEALERWPISLFGSLLPRHLEIIYEINHRFLDDIRAWYPNDEERVSRLSIIEEYPEKSVRMANLATIGSHAINGVAALHSELLKQSVLKDFADLWPERFNNKTNGVTPRRWIVLSNPRLTRLITEKIGSRWIKHLDELRKLEPYADDPEFRRTWREIKQANKRDLADYICQVRGIEVNPDSLFDVQVKRMHEYKRQLLNVLYVITVYNRIKENPNLDVVPRTVIFAGKAAPGYYMAKLIIKLINSVGDVVNRDPDVRGRLKVVFLPNFSVSLGQRIYPAAELSEQISTAGKEASGTGNMKFAMNGALTIGTLDGANIEIREEVGAENFFLFGLTAQEVMAAKQHGYYPRGYYETNASLRAVIDRISGGYFSAGNTRLFAPLVDSLMHTDTYMLFADYQSYVDCQDQVSQAYRDQDNWTRMSILNTARSGKFSSDRTIQEYCTEIWHAKPVTINLEDYTHASAGLRVTAKPLGSQMS
- a CDS encoding FAD binding domain-containing protein is translated as MDLCTVETYLQPTNLHDVQDWQADWAWLAGGTWLFTQPQPQVKTLVDMQHLGWSEIECASDGLTIGATCVLSHLLQATYPPEWTAVTALHSAVHELASFKVQNVATIGGNVCLALPAGTFAPALVALGATYRLLAPNGSTRNVPALAFQTGDRQTVLQSGEALRQIWIPAEYLTWRVGYRRICVATAGLAVTIVVVAYNPRTGATRIAIGAATPAPQLLSFTEMPSPMAMAAALDAQCPLTAYLDNEQASAVYRRHVTLVMMQRACNDALSANL